Proteins co-encoded in one Brassica rapa cultivar Chiifu-401-42 chromosome A02, CAAS_Brap_v3.01, whole genome shotgun sequence genomic window:
- the LOC103851528 gene encoding putative respiratory burst oxidase homolog protein H — protein sequence MMKNNSPSDEKWMLESVEIDTMGDTSSKKPDINVKKNEGGLKKTASRGVGSIIRTLSVSNWRKSGNLGSPSTRKSGNLGPPGAAVLPKKGPQRVERTTSSAARGLQSLRFLDRTVTGKERDSWRSIENRFNQFSVDGKLPKEKFGVCIGMGDTMEFAGEVYEALGRRRQIETESGIDKEQLKLFWEDMIKKDLDCRLQIFFDMCDKDGDGKLTEDEVKEVIVLSAAANRLGNLKKNAAAYASLIMEELDPDHKGYIEMWQLEVLLTGMVSNADTEKMKKSQTLTRAMIPERYRTPMSKYVSVTTELMHENWKKIWVLTLWLLINVYLFMWKYNEFMRSPLYNITGRCVCAAKGSAETLKFNMALILVPVCRKTLTMLRSSFLSRMIPFDDNINFHKVIAYAIAFHALLHTLLHLFCNYPRLSTCSYDVFLKYAGSALGHTQPSYLGLMMTSVSITGVFMIFFMGFSFTLAMHYFRRNIVKLPKPFSVLAGFNAFWYAHHLLILAYVLLILHGYYLIIEKPWYEKTTWMYVAVPMLFYASERLFSRVLQDHSHRVHVIKAIVYSGNVLALYVTKPPAFKYKSGMYMFVKCPDLSQFEWHPFSITSAPGDDYLSVHIRALGDWTTELRNTFAKTCEPPPQAAAKPKPNSLMRMETRATGANPHFEESQVLFPKIFIKGPYGAPAQNYQKFDILLLVGLGIGATPFISILKDMLNHLKPGIPKVGQKYEGSVGGESVGGDSISGGGGKKFPQRAYFFWVTREQASFDWFKGVMDDIAEYDKTHVIEMHNYLTSMYEAGDARSALIAMVQKLQHAKNGVDIVSESRIRTHFARPNWRKVFSELSSKHEACRIGVFYCGSPTLVRPLRDLCQEFSLESSTRFTFHKENF from the exons atgatgaaaaataaCAGTCCTAGCGATGAAAAATGGATGTTAGAGAGTGTAGAGATCGATACAATGGGTGATACTTCTTCCAAAAAGCCAGACATTAACGTCAAGAAGAACGAAGGTGGTCTGAAGAAGACTGCGTCAAGGGGTGTGGGATCGATAATCCGCACGTTGAGCGTTTCGAACTGGAGAAAGAGCGGTAATCTTGGCTCGCCAAGCACGAGGAAAAGCGGTAACCTGGGCCCTCCAGGTGCCGCGGTCCTTCCAAAGAAGGGTCCACAAAGAGTAGAGAGGACAACATCTAGCGCTGCTAGGGGACTCCAGAGCTTACGGTTCCTTGATCGGACGGTCACGGGAAAGGAAAGAGATTCATGGAGATCTATTGAGAACCGGTTTAATCAGTTTTCTGTTGATGGCAAATTGCCTAAAGAGAAGTTCGGCGTATGCATTG GAATGGGAGATACAATGGAGTTTGCGGGAGAAGTTTATGAGGCATTGGGTCGGAGAAGGCAAATAGAGACAGAAAGTGGTATTGACAAAGAACAACTTAAGCTGTTTTGGGAAGACATGATCAAGAAAGATCTCGATTGTCGTCTCCAGATATTCTTCGACAT GTGTGACAAGGACGGAGATGGGAAGCTCACGGAAGATGAAGTGAAAGAAGTCATTGTCTTGAGCGCAGCCGCTAACCGCCTAGGGAACCTTAAAAAAAATGCTGCCGCTTACGCTTCTTTGATCATGGAAGAACTCGATCCTGATCACAAGGGATACATCGAG ATGTGGCAGTTAGAAGTGCTCTTAACAGGGATGGTGTCAAACGCTGATacggagaagatgaagaaatctCAAACGCTGACTCGAGCCATGATCCCAGAGCGGTACAGGACGCCAATGAGCAAGTACGTTTCGGTGACCACAGAGTTAATGCACGAGAACTGGAAGAAAATATGGGTCCTCACTTTGTGGCTCCTCATCAACGTCTATCTATTCATGTGGAAGTACAACGAATTCATGAGAAGCCCTCTCTACAACATCACCGGACGCTGCGTTTGCGCCGCTAAAGGCTCGGCGGAAACGCTTAAATTCAACATGGCTCTAATCTTGGTCCCAGTCTGTAGGAAAACCCTGACTATGCTTAGGTCATCGTTCTTGAGTCGCATGATCCCATTCGATGACAACATTAACTTCCACAAGGTGATTGCGTATGCTATCGCCTTCCATGCATTGCTACACACGCTGCTACACCTTTTCTGTAACTATCCTAGGTTAAGTACGTGCTCTTACGACGTGTTCTTGAAGTATGCTGGATCTGCCTTGGGACACACGCAACCGAGCTATCTTGGTTTGATGATGACGTCAGTGTCAATCACTGgagtttttatgatttttttcatggGATTCTCGTTTACGCTCGCGATGCATTATTTTAGAAGGAACATAGTGAAGTTGCCAAAACCGTTTAGCGTTCTTGCTGGGTTTAATGCGTTTTGGTATGCTCATCATTTGCTGATTCTTGCTTATGTTCTGCTCATTCTTCATGGTTACTATCTTATCATCGAGAAGCCTTGGTACGAGAAAACG ACATGGATGTACGTGGCCGTTCCGATGCTGTTCTACGCAAGTGAGAGGCTTTTCTCACGTGTTCTTCAAGACCACAGCCATCGTGTCCACGTGATTAAG GCTATTGTATATTCGGGAAACGTTCTTGCACTTTACGTGACCAAACCTCCCGCGTTCAAATACAAAAGTGGCATGTACATGTTTGTCAAGTGTCCTGACCTCTCACAATTCGAATG GCATCCATTCTCCATCACTTCTGCACCTGGAGATGACTATTTAAGTGTTCACATAAGAGCCTTAGGTGATTGGACAACTGAACTTAGGAACACATTCGCAAAG ACATGCGAGCCCCCTCCTCAAGCAGCCGCAAAGCCTAAACCAAATAGTCTTATGAGGATGGAAACAAGAGCAACAGGTGCAAATCCCCACTTTGAAGAATCACAAGTCTT GTTCCCAAAGATATTCATCAAAGGACCGTATGGAGCTCCAGCACAAAATTATCAGAAGTTCGATATTCTTTTGCTGGTTGGACTAGGGATTGGAGCAACTCCATTCATAAGCATATTGAAAGACATGTTAAACCATCTAAAACCCGGGATTCCCAAAGTT GGGCAAAAGTACGAAGGAAGTGTAGGAGGAGAGAGCGTAGGAGGTGATAGTATTAGTGGTGGTGGAGGCAAGAAGTTTCCTCAGAGAGCATATTTTTTTTGGGTGACAAGAGAACAAGCTTCCTTTGATTGGTTCAAGGGAGTTATGGATGACATCGCCGAGTATGATAAAACC CATGTGATTGAAATGCATAACTACTTAACAAGCATGTACGAAGCAGGAGATGCAAGATCTGCCCTAATCGCTATGGTTCAGAAACTTCAACATGCTAAGAATGGTGTTGACATCGTCTCCGAAAGCCGG ATACGAACACATTTTGCAAGACCCAATTGGAGGAAGGTTTTTTCTGAATTGTCAAGCAAACACGAAGCATGTCGAATAG GCGTGTTCTACTGTGGAAGTCCAACACTGGTTCGACCACTTAGAGATCTTTGTCAGGAGTTTAGTCTCGAGTCATCCACTCGTTTTACTTTCCATAAGGAAAACTTTTAA
- the LOC103851527 gene encoding laccase-17, giving the protein MASWLLFSVFSCVLLLPEPAFGITRHYTLDIKMHNVTRLCHTKSLVSVNGKFPGPKIIAREGDQLLIKVVNHVPNNISLHWHGIRQLRSGWADGPAYITQCPIQTGQSYVYNYTIVGQRGTLWYHAHISWLRATVYGPLIILPKHGVPYPFPKPHKEVPMVFGEWFNADTEAIIRQATLTGGGPNVSDAYTINGLPGPLYNCSAKDTFRLRVKAGKTYLLRIINAALNDELFFSIANHTVTVVEADAVYVKPFETNTILIAPGQTTNVLLKTKPSYPSASFFMTARPYATGQGTFDNTTVAGILEYEQPKHSKTNIKNLPLFTPVLPALNDTNFATKFSNKLRSLNSQKFPANVPQEVDRKFFFTVGLGTNPCNHKNNQTCQGPTNTTMFAASISNISFTLPTKALLQSHYSGRSNGVYSPNFPWSPIVPFNYTGTPPNNTMVSTGTNVMVLRYNTSVELVMQDTSILGAESHPLHLHGFNFFVVGQGFGNFDPKNDPKKFNLVDPIERNTVGVPSGGWAAIRFLADNPGVWFMHCHLEVHTSWGLRMAWLVLDGDKPDQKLLPPPADLPKC; this is encoded by the exons ATGGCGTCTTGGCTTCTCTTTTCTGTGTTCTCttgtgttcttcttcttcctgaACCTGCATTTGGGATTACTAGGCATTATACGCTGGAC ATAAAAATGCACAACGTGACACGTCTTTGCCACACAAAGAGTCTTGTTTCTGTAAACGGGAAGTTCCCAGGGCCTAAGATTATAGCTAGAGAAGGTGACCAGCTTCTGATCAAAGTTGTTAACCATGTCCCAAACAATATCTCTCTCCACTG GCATGGGATCAGGCAATTAAGGTCTGGTTGGGCTGATGGGCCAGCTTACATAACCCAATGTCCTATCCAGACAGGGCAAAGCTATGTATACAACTACACCATTGTTGGTCAAAGAGGCACTTTATGGTACCATGCTCACATCTCATGGCTCAGAGCAACGGTCTATGGTCCTCTCATCATTCTTCCCAAACACGGTGTTCCTTACCCGTTCCCCAAACCTCACAAAGAAGTCCCCATGGTCTTTGGTGAGTGGTTCAACGCAGACACTGAGGCAATCATCCGCCAAGCAACGCTGACAGGAGGTGGTCCAAATGTCTCTGATGCTTACACAATCAACGGTCTTCCTGGTCCACTATACAACTGCTCAGCTAAAG ATACATTCAGACTGAGAGTGAAGGCAGGGAAGACATACCTTCTCAGGATAATCAACGCTGCACTTAATGACGAGCTCTTCTTCAGCATCGCAAACCACACGGTCACAGTCGTTGAAGCTGATGCCGTCTACGTCAAACCATTCGAGACTAACACCATCTTGATCGCTCCTGGCCAGACCACAAACGTCCTGCTCAAGACCAAACCGAGTTACCCTAGCGCCTCTTTCTTCATGACCGCTAGACCATACGCCACGGGTCAAGGGACTTTCGATAACACTACAGTCGCAGGCATCTTAGAATACGAACAGCCTAAACATTCAAAGACCAATATAAAGAATCTACCTCTCTTCACACCGGTGCTCCCCGCTTTAAACGATACAAACTTCGCTACCAAGTTTAGCAACAAGCTGCGTAGCTTGAACAGCCAGAAGTTCCCGGCGAACGTGCCTCAGGAGGTTGATAGGAAGTTCTTTTTCACGGTGGGGTTGGGGACTAACCCTTGTAACCATAAGAACAACCAGACGTGCCAGGGTCCTACCAACACCACAATGTTTGCTGCATCCATCAGCAACATCTCATTCACACTACCAACGAAGGCTCTCCTTCAATCTCACTACTCTGGGAGATCTAATGGAGTGTATTCACCAAACTTCCCGTGGAGTCCCATTGTTCCTTTTAACTACACAGGCACTCCGCCTAACAACACCATGGTCAGCACCGGGACGAACGTAATGGTTCTGAGGTATAACACGAGCGTTGAGCTTGTGATGCAGGACACTAGCATTCTTGGGGCGGAGAGCCATCCTCTTCACCTTCATGGGTTCAACTTCTTTGTCGTTGGCCAAGGGTTTGGGAACTTTGACCCGAAGAATGATCCTAAGAAGTTTAATCTTGTTGATCCGATAGAGAGGAACACGGTTGGTGTGCCTTCTGGTGGATGGGCTGCCATTAGATTCCTTGCAGACAACCCAG GAGTGTGGTTCATGCACTGTCACTTGGAAGTGCATACCAGTTGGGGTCTGAGGATGGCTTGGCTTGTTCTTGATGGAGATAAGCCTGATCAGAAACTGCTTCCTCCTCCTGCAGACTTGCCCAAGTGCTGA
- the LOC103851526 gene encoding nucleolar protein 58 — protein MKTVTGRVTSEKPISLSKAATLLSSFVSSETEASQDVAAYLRRASAAFTELKSFHREIRSTKAKDEHNNPSVELEDKKKKSREEEDVVEEKVMVKVEEEQGKKERKKKKKKGDEDVVEEKVIVKLEEERKEKKKRKKNRGEDVVEENVNEERKEKKKKRKSDDGEIGSEERKSKKKKRKSKEIDA, from the coding sequence ATGAAGACGGTGACGGGAAGAGTAACGAGTGAGAAACCGATCTCTCTCTCAAAGGCGGCTACGCTTCTCTCAAGCTTCGTTTCCTCTGAGACAGAGGCCTCTCAAGACGTTGCCGCGTACCTCCGACGCGCCTCAGCTGCCTTCACTGAGCTGAAGAGCTTCCATAGAGAGATTAGATCCACCAAGGCAAAGGACGAGCATAATAATCCGAGTGTCGAACTCGaggataagaagaagaagagcagagaagaagaagatgttgttGAGGAGAAGGTGATGGTGAAGGTGGAAGAGGAGCAAGGGAagaaagagaggaagaagaagaagaagaaaggtgatGAAGATGTTGTTGAGGAGAAGGTGATTGTGAAGTTGGAAGaagagaggaaggagaagaagaagagaaagaagaacagaggTGAAGATGTTGTTGAGGAGAATGTGAATGAAGagagaaaggagaagaagaagaaacggaAGAGCGATGATGGAGAGATTGGTTCTGAGGAGAGaaagagcaagaagaagaagaggaaatcaAAGGAGATTGATGCTTGA
- the LOC103851525 gene encoding BTB/POZ domain-containing protein At5g60050, with product MASREVSTMIKHGFIADPSLSFSPSRTTTSPAKLSSSSPPPPSPPPPPLNEPTHSNPTLFDMMSEEHHREQPPRRKSHARVAQIMAEFKNGVVYDAPSDVKLTVVGRDGYRVTMDVHRKVLSEKSRFFMAKMSSRREKGVSHMVEISECDDVEIYVETVVLMYCDDLKKKLVGENVVKVLALLKVSAAISFDEGVVSCLEHLEAAPWSGDEEEVVVSCLDELHLPEDSVGLILQRVSSEPTRDRTDDIFLKLLTGVLQAKDDKARREMKVVIFKLVREEADHEVSKETLYGLCHRCLTSLVLCLSEVTTQMNDPGKDRGALMGEIAREADNMLWMVDILIEKKMCDEFAKLWADQKELAELHAKIPTMYRHEISKITAQICVGIGRGRILVNRETRFAVLNTWLEALYEDFGWMRRLSSRSLDRKLVEDGLSQTILTLSLRQQQVILMKWFDRFLSKGDDCPNVQRAFEVWWRRAFIRQVIAEPDASQLQMTLYD from the coding sequence ATGGCGTCAAGAGAAGTATCAACGATGATCAAACACGGGTTCATCGCAgatccttctctctctttctccccTTCAAGAACCACCACATCTCCGGCCaaactctcctcctcctctcctccaccaccgtctcctccgccgccgccgttAAACGAGCCAACTCACTCAAACCCGACCCTTTTCGACATGATGTCGGAGGAGCACCACCGCGAGCAGCCGCCGCGTCGGAAGTCCCACGCGCGGGTAGCTCAGATCATGGCCGAGTTCAAGAACGGCGTCGTTTACGACGCCCCCAGCGACGTCAAGCTGACGGTCGTCGGAAGAGACGGGTACAGAGTCACCATGGACGTCCACAGAAAGGTTCTGTCGGAGAAGAGCAGGTTCTTCATGGCGAAGATGAGTTCCAGGAGAGAGAAAGGGGTTTCCCACATGGTGGAGATCAGCGAGTGCGATGACGTGGAGATCTACGTGGAGACTGTTGTCTTGATGTACTGCGACGATCTCAAGAAGAAGCTGGTTGGTGAAAACGTCGTCAAGGTCTTGGCTTTGCTCAAGGTGAGTGCTGCTATCTCGTTTGATGAGGGAGTGGTGTCGTGTTTGGAGCATTTGGAAGCTGCTCCTTGGTCGGGAGATGAGGAGGAGGTTGTCGTGTCGTGTCTTGACGAGCTTCATCTTCCTGAGGACTCGGTCGGTTTGATTCTTCAGAGAGTTTCGTCCGAGCCGACGAGAGATAGAACGGATGATATCTTCTTGAAGCTTCTTACTGGTGTACTACAGGCCAAGGATGATAAAGCGAGACGAGAGATGAAAGTTGTGATCTTTAAGTTGGTTAGAGAAGAAGCTGATCACGAAGTCTCTAAAGAGACTCTCTACGGTTTGTGCCATAGATGTTTGACTTCTCTTGTCCTTTGCTTATCTGAAGTGACCACGCAGATGAATGATCCGGGGAAAGACCGTGGCGCTCTCATGGGAGAGATCGCTAGAGAAGCTGACAACATGCTGTGGATGGTGGATATACTGATTGAGAAGAAGATGTGCGACGAGTTTGCGAAGCTTTGGGCGGATCAGAAGGAGCTAGCGGAGCTTCATGCCAAGATACCTACCATGTATAGGCACGAGATAAGCAAGATCACTGCGCAGATATGTGTTGGTATCGGTAGAGGGAGGATCTTGGTGAACAGGGAGACTAGGTTCGCGGTTTTGAACACGTGGTTGGAGGCTTTGTATGAGGATTTTGGGTGGATGAGACGGTTGTCGTCGAGATCTCTTGATAGGAAGCTGGTGGAGGATGGGCTCAGCCAGACTATACTGACCTTGTCGTTGAGGCAACAGCAGGTGATTCTGATGAAGTGGTTTGATAGGTTTCTGAGCAAAGGTGATGATTGTCCGAATGTTCAACGAGCCTTTGAGGTCTGGTGGAGAAGGGCTTTCATAAGACAGGTTATAGCAGAGCCGGATGCATCACAGCTGCAGATGACACTCTATGACTAA
- the LOC103851524 gene encoding DNA-directed RNA polymerase III subunit 1, giving the protein METKTEIEFTKEPYIEDVGPLKIQSINFSMLSDIEVMKAAEVQVWKNMYYESNFKPIEGGLLDPRMGPPNKRSTCATCHGNFQNCPGHYGYLKLDLPVYNVGFFNFILDILKCICKSCSSMLIEEKMYEDHLKKMRNPRTEPLRKTELAKAVVKKCSLMAGQRVITCKKCGYLNGMVKKVAAQLGIGISHDRSKIHGGEIDEFKSAISHTKESAGGINPLTYVLDPNVVLRLFKGMSDKDCELLYIAHRPENLIITCMLVPPLSIRPSVMIGGTQSNENDITERLKKIIQDNASLHKILSQPTTSPKNMQVWDTVQSEVAQYINSEVRGVQIMPNTKPLAGLLQRLKGKGGRFRANLSGKRVEFTGRTVISPDPNLKITEVGIPILMARILTFPECVSRHNIDKLRQRVRNGPNKYPGARNVRYPDGSSRTLVGDYRKRIADELTYGCIVDRHLEDGDAILFNRQPSLHRMSIMCHRARIMPWRTLRFNESVCNPYNADFDGDEMNMHVPQTEEARTEAITLMGVQNNLCTPKNGEMLVASTQDFLTSAYLITRKDTFYDRAAFSLICSYMGDAMDSIDLPTPTIFKPIELWTGKQVFNVLLRPNASVRVYVTLNVKEKNFRKGEHYDETMCINDGWVYFRNSELISGQLGKATLGNGSKDGLYSILLRDYNSHAAAVCMNRLAKLSARWIGIHGFSIGIDDVQPGKKLKEDREVIVKRRYKDCDELLKNYEKGDLDAAKTLEANLTGFLNKIREETGKLCMDGLHWRNSPLIMSQCGSKGSPINISQMVTCVGQQTVNGSRAPDGFIDRSLPHFPRMSRTPEAKGFVANSFYDGLSATEFFFHTMGGREGLVDTAVKTASTGYMSRRLMKALEDLLVHYDNTVRNASGSILQFTYGDDGMDPALMEGKNGTPLNFDRLFLKIQATCPPRSHHNYLSSDELLQKFEEELVRQDTSRVCTDAFVKSLREFVCLLGVKSASPSQIFSKGSGVTDKQLEVFVKICVSRYRGKTIEPGTAIGPIGAQSIGEPGTQMTLKTFHFAGVASMNITQGVPRINEIINATKTISTPVISAELENPLVEASARMAKGRIEKTTLGQVAESIEVLMTSTSASVRITLDKKIIEEAFLSITPWSVKNSILKTRIKLQDENIRVLDTGLDIIPKGDQNGTHFTLHNLKNVLPNVIVNGIKTVERVVIAEDTDKKKEIGGKKRLKLFVEGTNLLDVMGTPGIDGRTTTSNNIVEVSKTLGIEAARTTIIDEIGSVMGNHGMSIDIRHMMLLADVMTYRGEVLGIQRTGIQKMDKSVLMQASFERTGDHLFSAAISGKVDNIEGVTECVIMGIPMKLGTGILKVLQKTKTEDLPKLNYGADPIIS; this is encoded by the exons ATGGAGACGAAGACGGAGATCGAATTCACCAAGGAGCCCTACATCGAAGACGTTGGTCCTCTCAAAAT ACAAAGCATAAACTTCTCAATGCTCTCTGATATTGAAGTCATGAAAGCTGCTGAGGTTCAGGTCTGGAAGAATATGTACTACGAGTCCAATTTTAAGCCTATTGAAGGCGGCTTGTTGGATCCTCGAATG GGTCCTCCTAACAAAAGGTCTACATGCGCAACCTGTCATGGCAACTTCCAAAACTGTCCTGGACACTATGGCTATCTGAAGCTTGACCTTCCGGTTTATAACGTTGGGTTCTTCAATTTTATCCTTGACATTTTGAAGTGCATCTGTAAG AGCTGTTCCAGCATGCTTATTGAAGAGAAGATGTATGAAGATCACTTGAAGAAGATGCGGAATCCAAGAACGGAGCCATTGAGGAAGACTGAATTGGCCAAAGCGGTTGTCAAGAAGTGCAGTCTGATGGCTGGCCAGAGAGTTATTACTTGCAAAAAATGTGGATACCTCAATG GCATGGTAAAGAAGGTCGCAGCGCAGTTGGGTATAGGCATCAGTCATGACCGATCTAAAATCCATGGTGGGGAGATTGATGAATTTAAATCTGCAATATCCCACACAAAAGAGTCTGCTGGTGGAATAAATCCTCTTACCTATGTTCTTGATCCTAACGTGGTGCTTAGACTTTTTAAAGGAATGAGTGACAAG GACTGCGAACTTCTGTATATTGCTCATAGACCTGAGAATCTCATCATAACGTGCATGCTCGTGCCACCGTTATCAATCCGACCGTCTGTTATGATTGGTGGTACACAAAG CAATGAAAACGACATAACAGAGAGATTAAAGAAAATCATTCAAGACAATGCTTCTCTTCATAAGATTTTAAGCCAACCTACCACATCGCCCAAAAACATG caAGTATGGGATACAGTTCAAAGCGAGGTTGCACAATACATTAATAGTGAAGTCCGAGGTGTCCAGATCATGCCAAACACCAAGCCACTGGCTGGACTCCTTCAGCGTCTCAAGGGAAAAGGGGGACGTTTCCGTGCAAACTTGTCAGGGAAGCGTGTCGAGTTCACTGGTAGAACTGTTATTTCACCTGATCCCAATTTGAAAATTACAGAG GTAGGGATTCCTATCCTTATGGCCCGGATCTTAACTTTTCCTGAATGTGTGTCCCGTCATAATATTGATAAGTTGAGGCAACGCGTCCGCAATGGCCCTAATAAATACCCTGGTGCCAGAAATGTCAGATATCCAGATGGTTCTTCAAG GACTTTGGTGGGTGATTATCGGAAGCGTATTGCTGATGAATTGACTTATGGATGCATAGTTGACCGTCATTTGGAAGACGGGGATGCTATTCTTTTCAACAGACAACCGAGTCTGCATCGGATGTCTATCATGTGTCACAGG GCAAGAATAATGCCTTGGAGAACATTGAGGTTCAACGAATCGGTTTGTAACCCATATAATGCTGATTTTGATGGTGATGAGATGAACATGCACGTACCACAAACAGAGGAGGCTCGGACAGAGGCTATTACATTGATGGGG GTACAAAACAATTTATGCACCCCAAAAAATGGAGAAATGTTAGTAGCATCAACACAGGATTTTTTAACATCTGCCTATTTGATAACGAGAAAGGACACGTTCTATGACCGTGCAGCCTTTTCACTTATATGTTCTTACATGGGAGACGCCATGGATTCCATAGATTTGCCCACGCCCACAATCTTTAAG CCAATAGAGCTTTGGACTGGTAAACAGGTTTTTAATGTTTTGCTGCGTCCAAACGCAAGTGTCAGAGTCTACGTAACTCTCAATGTGAAAGAGAAGAACTTCAGGAAGGGAGAACATTATGATGAAACAATGTGCATAAATGATGGATGGGTTTATTTTCGGAACAGTGAGCTAATATCAGGACAACTGGGGAAGGCTACGTTAG gaAATGGAAGCAAGGATGGATTATATTCAATTCTTCTTCGAGATTACAACTCCCATGCTGCTGCAGTCTGCATGAATCGTCTAGCAAAGTTGAG TGCTCGATGGATTGGAATCCATGGCTTCTCCATTGGGATCGATGACGTTCAACCTGGAAAAAAGTTGAAAGAGGACAGAGAGGTTATAGTGAAACGCCGATATAAGGATTGTGATGAATTACTTAAGAACTATGAAAAAGGAGATCTAGATGCTGCAAAAACACTGGAAGCTAACTTAACAGGGTTTCTTAATAAAATTCGAGAAGAGACTGGGAAG CTCTGTATGGACGGATTACATTGGAGAAACAGTCCCTTGATCATGTCGCAATGCGGTTCCAAGGGATCCCCTATCAATATCAGTCAGATGGTTACATGTGTTGGTCAGCAGACAGTTAATGGTAGCCGTGCTCCTGATGGATTTATAGATCGAAGTCTTCCTCATTTCCCTAGAATGTCCAGAACCCCTGAA GCTAAAGGTTTTGTTGCTAATTCGTTCTACGACGGCCTTAGTGCCACAGAGTTTTTCTTTCACACTATGGGTGGACGAGAAGGTCTAGTTGATACAGCG GTGAAAACTGCCAGTACAGGTTACATGTCTCGAAGACTGATGAAAGCCTTGGAGGATCTCTTAGTCCATTATGATAACACAGTGCGAAACGCCAGCGGAAGCATACTTCAGTTTACTTATGGGGATGATGGGATGGACCCAGCACTGATGGAAGGAAAGAATGGAACGCCTTTAAATTTTGATAGATTATTTCTTAAAATTCAG GCCACTTGTCCTCCTAGATCACATCACAATTATCTTTCTTCAGACGAACTGTTGCAAAAGTTCGAAGAGGAGTTAGTCAGGCAAGATACAAGTCGGGTGTGCACTGACGCCTTCGTGAAATCTCTAAGAGAATTTGTTTGTTTGCTCGGAGTAAAGTCTGCAAGCCCGAGCCAGATTTTCTCTAAAGGATCTGGTGTGACTGATAAGCAACTCGAg GTATTTGTGAAAATTTGTGTATCTCGATACCGGGGGAAAACAATTGAACCTGGGACTGCAATTGGACCAATAGGAGCTCAGAGTATCGGAGAACCAGGGACACAAATGACTCTGAAAACTTTTCACTTTGCTGGAGTTGCTAGCATGA ATATCACCCAAGGAGTTcctcgaatcaacgaaatcatAAATGCTACCAAAACTATAAGCACACCCGTCATCTCTGCAGAACTTGAGAACCCCCTGGTAGAGGCTAGTGCCCGAATGGCCAAAGGACGCATCGAGAAAACTACTTTAGGACAG GTTGCTGAGAGTATCGAGGTGCTAATGACTTCAACATCAGCGTCAGTGAGGATAACCCTTGACAAGAAAATAATAGAGGAGGCGTTTTTGTCTATAACCCCCTGGTCGGTTAAAAATTCCATACTAAAGACCAGAATCAAACTGCAGGATGAG AATATCAGGGTCTTAGATACGGGATTGGATATTATTCCAAAGGGAGATCAAAATGGGACTCATTTCACTCTCCACAATCTGAAGAATGTGCTGCCAAATGTTATAGTGAAT GGGATCAAAACAGTTGAGCGAGTCGTTATAGCAGAGGATACAgataaaaagaaagagattggTGGGAAGAAAAGATTGAAACTGTTCGTGGAGGG AACAAACCTCCTGGATGTAATGGGCACTCCGGGAATCGATGGGAGAACTACTACAAGCAACAATATTGTCGAAGTGAGCAAAACACTGGGAATTGAGGCTGCAAGGACGACAATTATTGATGAAATAGGGTCAGTTATGGGAAACCATGGAATGAGTATAGACATTCGTCACATGATGCTTTTGGCTGATGTCATGACTTACCGG GGGGAGGTACTTGGGATCCAAAGAACCGGGATACAGAAGATGGACAAAAGTGTGCTGATGCAGGCATCTTTTGAGAGGACTGGAGATCATTTATTTAGTGCAGCAATTAGCGGAAAAGTTGATAACATAGAGGGAGTCACAGAGTGTGTGATTATGGGCATACCAATGAAACTCGGAACCGGAATCCTCAAAGTCCTCCAAAA GACTAAGACTGAGGATCTGCCAAAGCTGAACTATGGTGCTGATCCAATCATCTCTTGA